In the Triticum urartu cultivar G1812 unplaced genomic scaffold, Tu2.1 TuUngrouped_contig_5982, whole genome shotgun sequence genome, GGAATTTGTGAAGCGTGAAGTGGGAGGAGATCAGAACACGTTGAGGCGCAATGTGGGCTGAATGAGCTCAGCTGGGTTGAAAGTGAAATCCGACAAAGTCCATATTACCATCCTTGACTTCTGTGAGAGTTCAACAAAAAAAAGACTTTTGTGAGAGTCAGCATTTCCTCCCTAAACTAGAGAACCGGATGTTTATGCTTCTCAAACTATTGAAACCGGTCGATTCACCTCCCTATGCAGTTGTCAAAGCGGTTTTACTGACGTGGCATCGCGTCAACTGGCTTATGTGACGCCACGTCAGCCATGTGGGAGGTAAATTGAACTTTCATAATAGTTCAGGGAGGTCCACTAGACATTAtaaaaaatatagaaatattttttttcaaaaaaaacaaatatGTTTTTTGGTATAAATGTACATTTTAAAATAGCAAATGATATTTAATGTTATAAAAATCATAGAAAGTTTCTTTTAAGTAAAAAATATCATAGTTATTCCTTTCTTCCTTTCATGTTCTTCAGATAATGAAAAAATATTCTAGCTTCACGCCTCTTAAAAGAGAGGCATCAGACCACCAAAAAGTAATTCTGTTTTCCATATCCAATCATGGACAATTCGTCCAATTGCTTCCCATGGGTTTTCATAATCGATAAGGAAATCGATCGAATCATCTGTTGAACCAAGAAAAAGTATTTTTATTTTCAATGTCCAATAGTGGATCCTGAAATCTCTACAATAAATTAGATAGGTAGCTAAGGTAATCTAGTTCTCTATGCATGAGTCTGTTGTCATTCTACTGGAATGATGAATCTataatacataaataattcatccTCACTATCATATTTCTCTATACATGCTGCCTATCCACCTCAGCAGCCTTGCCTCAACATCATTTTTTCTTAATTATTTTGATCATGCAGCTCGCTATGTCAACATTAAAAAAAGGTATGATTGGATTCTCTGGAAACCGAAGAGGCCTCTTTGGTCCTTCGTAGCCGAAAAGAGTCAGCGTACAAACCGATAAAAAGAAGCCCATCGGACCATCTCTTCGCATCTCTTGGCCTTCAGGCTAGCCATAGTGGGGTAACTTAGGTAGTAACTTAACACACCCCAAGATAATTTTGCTTATGTGACAAAtatttaatgaggagagaggtgcttgaaataacataatatgttactgtaacatagcgcttcccgAAGTAAAATGAGTCTATAAGACAATAAATGAAACTATCTATGACACTACTACTAAgatactttgcactatgaagataGTAACTTAGACGCTTGGAATAATATAATAtattactgtaacatagcgctttccGAAATAAAATAAATTTATAAGACAATAAATGAAACTATCTATGACACTACTATTAAgatactttgcactatgaagataGTAACTTAGACTTAACACTAGTcaagttactcaccactatgaccagcctcaGAAAGAATTCTCTTCGCATCCCTTCCTTCCCTGTATCATCGCAGCAGCCAGGACGGCGCGACGCCATCAACCACCGGGCGGTGACCCGCAACCTAGAGCAGGTGCAGGATCGCCACCGCCTCCGGCCGACAAGGATTGAGCTCCATGGTTCCAGGCGCACCGGGCAGATCCGCCGCCGAGGGGACGACCTCCACCACTGCCCCGCTACCCTGCATACTCTACGCGCCCAACCCCGGCCACCTCGACGACTCGCCTCCGCATGGACGACCTGCACCACCGTCCTACTACCCCAGaatcgacgccgccgccgccttttGGCGACTTCCCCTACCCAAGTGGCGTCTCCAACATCAGATTGGTGTCTGCTCCTTTGCTCTGAAAACGTGTCATGCTGTCCAGGTAATGTACAGTAGTCCGGGTTCCTCTTGCAGTATTGCTCTTCAATAGCACATGTGTTGTATAGATTACTGATTAATGCACTATTGTTGCAGATCCGTTCTCTTTGTCCTGAAGTTGGCTGGGGACTTTCCACATGGCAAGTTCCATTGGATGTATCAAAGATAAAATGAGTGGATTTGGTATCATACCACTCATGTTTCGGCACTGTACCTACAAACTTTGAGTCTATATTGCCATCTCAAAAATACATGGGTAACATATTAAAGGTGCATTCATGTATTTTTATTTGACACCATGTTGATTATATCATTTTTTGTTTGAAAAGAACTATCCCTGAAGTGATCAGAGCAGTACCGTGTGTGCCGCCCAGTCGCCAGGTCAAGCTGCTGCGCTAGATCGTCGTCGTCGTGGATTGTCGTCATGTTCGCAGCCATCGCACCACCTGCCGGATTATTGTGGCAACTCCTGTTAGGCATCCTCTCCTGAATCCTCATAGAACTCACATGTACTCTTGGTTCAGTCTGTTTCTTATGTGAGATCTGAAGTCACAATTTCAGTTAGCTCGGAACTAAAAATTCAGTGATCATGAACAATATATTCAAGTAGAGCAAAAGGTTCTTCTCTATGATTTTCTTGGATGATTTCCTAATTAAGTTACCGATGATTATTTCAATCTGTTCTGTCTTGAGCAAGCAAGCCGGTCTGACACTAATGTGCCACTGTACTTGACTGGTTGTCACTGAAGCTTATATATTACTATTTCAGAAATTAGCTGAGCATTAATCGACAATGAAGATGTTTTCCGTACATAACATAGGTCCTTTCTTTTCATCTATTTTTTCATCACGGACTAGGTTTTTCTTATGGGTTAATCTGGAATTCGTTTTTGTATGCTACATATTTTATTCCCATTTTTGATTCTTTTAGGAAACACACAGACACACGCACACTATGAATATTAGATGGAGTGGAGAGAGCAAATGGAAGAATCATTGAGTGAAGGAATACTTAGAGCACTATCATGTTTTATCAGCTGGAGGGGAGACGAAGATGGAAGAATCACAGAGTGAAGGAAAACTGACAGCACTATGATGTTCACTAAACTTCAGATGGCCGTTTTATTAAAAGAAAATTTTCGTATTTTGCAGCCAGGGCAGCGCTACAGAGGTACAAACTTAGTACTAAGCTGTTGTTATGCATCTGCATGATTGTATATGTGTCTCTTAATGTATGAGAAAGCTCTTTGATCTAAACAAAGGCTAGAGGGTACTTTCAGCATTTTGAAATATTCCGCAGGATATATGAAGACAAGCCTATCCTAGCCGATCGATTCTCCATAATAATTCACACTTGCTTTCAAGACTATTTTTCAGTTGTGTCCTTTCGCTTCGTTCAACATTTAATTTTGATATCTGATGCTTGCACGAGATGCAAAATTCTAGGAGCACACCTGTGGATTTCAAATTGCTTTTCAGATGGGAAGTAAGTGCAAAGCCCACACTTTGCTCTTCATAATAATCTCTCTGACAATATGTTCTTCTTTGTTGTGTGCACAGCATGGGACCGCGTCCATGGCATCATATGTCACAGGACAACAAACGGCACAAGAGATCATACGAGCGGACATTCGCTATGTGGTGTCTCAAGAGACTAGCGATGTCCGAGTTACCTGCTGCCGATCCCATCCAGCAGGCAGGCGGGACTAGCATCGATCGGGTGAGTGGCAACGGCGATCAACTCAGTTGAGCTAGGATACAATCAGATAGCCACAGTCCACAGGGACAGTTTAATCCTTTCACGAGCATTCTTATGTGAGAAGAAAAAATGAATAAAAGAGTTGCTAATGGCATAGTAATCAAGGTGTCAACGATCTAAGTGGCGATTTTACGGAGTCAATATGGAAAGGGGCAATTTCTTAAAGCCACATGACGAAGGTGGCAAAAATCCAAATACTGCTACCTCATACAGTCTAGGCCCCTGACACTTAAAATATTAGCAACAATCAGTTTGCATAATAGTGATGTGCTCATTTGTCATGGATGGTTATCAAATGCAGTTCAGAGAGGGTAAGGTGCCTGGAAGTATGTAATACAATTAGCTTATGTGTGATCACTTACCAAATTTTAGCTTATGTGTGATCACTTAGCAAATTTCTGGTAATATTATATCATGTTCTTACCAGTTTGCATAAATTAATTAGTCCTTTTCATGAATATTCTCCTGTGAGCTCCATTATCCGGTGGCTTTATTAGATGAAAAAAAATCATCACTAAGCAAGTATATATGTCAAAGGAATATCTTATATCATTTTTGATTAGTTGCTTACATGTGATTGTTGTCTTCAACCACATGGATTTGGATCTTGGTGCTCATCTTATGTAAGTCATACGAGGATTACTTATTCCAAATATTGGGTGATTGCAATGTTTTCATCTTAAGATCATATATCTACCCCGTAAATAAAGTTATTCCGTTTATGTATTACCATGCGTATATGACCAAGAGTTCCCGCGGCAGCGCGCGAGGTATCATCTAGTACCTTGAACAGGTAGAACTAGAAAGAATAACACATGTTTAGAATAACAGGAAAACTACAAACAAAATTAGTGAAAATTAGCTCGTTGGAGCCTTTCCAAAATTATTGTAGACCCAACGAATTAGTAGTTCCCAACCGCGGGTGGAGtgaaatccaacaaaaatcagtaACTAAAAGAATAAAAAAATCAATAACTAAATAAAATACAAAGTCAAAAGAATTACCAAGTGAACTTAAATACAAATCTAGT is a window encoding:
- the LOC125529968 gene encoding uncharacterized protein LOC125529968, which translates into the protein MTSLRKNSLRIPSFPVSSQQPGRRDAINHRAVTRNLEQVQDRHRLRPTRIELHGSRRTGQIRRRGDDLHHCPATLHTLRAQPRPPRRLASAWTTCTTVLLPQNRRRRRLLATSPTQVASPTSDWCLLLCSENVSCCPDPFSLS